The following proteins are co-located in the Bosea sp. AS-1 genome:
- the mutT gene encoding 8-oxo-dGTP diphosphatase MutT has translation MKLLLVVACALIDADNRVLVTQRPEGKALAGLWEFPGGKLEAGERPEPALIRELHEELGITVKEECLAPLTFASFAYPEFHLLMPLYICRRWEGTPSSKEAQALKWVRLGKLRDLAMPPADEPLIPPLIDLLGA, from the coding sequence GTGAAGCTCCTTCTCGTCGTCGCCTGCGCGCTGATCGATGCCGATAACCGCGTCCTCGTCACCCAGCGTCCCGAAGGCAAGGCGCTGGCTGGCCTGTGGGAGTTTCCCGGCGGCAAGCTCGAGGCCGGCGAACGGCCCGAACCCGCCCTGATCCGCGAGCTGCATGAGGAGCTCGGTATCACCGTGAAGGAGGAGTGCCTTGCGCCGCTCACCTTCGCCAGTTTCGCCTATCCGGAGTTCCACCTGCTGATGCCGCTCTATATCTGCCGGCGCTGGGAGGGCACGCCCAGCTCGAAGGAGGCGCAGGCGCTGAAATGGGTGCGGCTCGGCAAGCTGCGCGACCTCGCCATGCCACCGGCCGACGAGCCGCTGATTCCGCCGCTGATCGACCTGCTCGGAGCTTGA
- a CDS encoding DUF930 domain-containing protein: MATASRTRAATPAPGLPVAAILHAALFAWLASVAIQQFDIPPVAEQSVEVELQSPAEFEAMTRPKPPPTPPAVVTPPKAEPAAPESAALAAPKPEAPTGPVPTPPPPAAVDGMVHPQRMLSQQVLADPRSRDARAMLPRLAPDERIEQLCGLEAMGQIHDWQRSFEPDRVTAYAMADTKRAGQVLTAEGAAFRSKQHWYALRFACTISPDLKRVTAFAFQVGDPIPQSRWEELGLPAVH; encoded by the coding sequence GTGGCCACCGCGAGCCGGACCAGGGCCGCAACACCCGCTCCCGGCCTGCCGGTCGCCGCGATCCTGCATGCGGCGCTGTTCGCCTGGCTGGCTTCGGTCGCGATCCAGCAATTCGACATCCCTCCCGTCGCCGAGCAGAGCGTCGAGGTCGAGCTGCAGAGCCCGGCTGAGTTCGAAGCGATGACACGGCCGAAGCCTCCGCCGACGCCGCCAGCCGTCGTAACCCCTCCCAAGGCGGAACCCGCTGCGCCGGAGTCGGCTGCTCTTGCGGCACCGAAACCAGAAGCCCCCACGGGGCCTGTGCCGACCCCTCCGCCGCCGGCCGCGGTCGACGGCATGGTCCACCCGCAACGGATGCTTTCTCAGCAGGTTCTGGCCGACCCCCGTAGCCGCGACGCGCGCGCCATGCTGCCGCGCCTCGCCCCGGACGAACGCATCGAGCAGCTTTGCGGGCTCGAGGCGATGGGTCAGATCCATGACTGGCAGCGCAGCTTCGAGCCCGACCGTGTCACCGCTTATGCCATGGCCGATACGAAGCGGGCCGGCCAAGTTCTGACGGCCGAAGGAGCAGCGTTCCGCAGCAAGCAGCATTGGTATGCGCTGCGCTTCGCCTGCACGATCTCGCCCGACCTGAAACGGGTCACGGCCTTCGCCTTCCAGGTCGGCGATCCGATCCCGCAGAGCCGTTGGGAGGAGCTTGGCCTGCCGGCCGTGCACTGA
- a CDS encoding crosslink repair DNA glycosylase YcaQ family protein — translation MPPRPRKPFSLSTEQARRIWLHAQRLDQREPFGSGPEATRAAVEQLGYVQIDTINVIERCHHHILYARIPDYRRSDLAQAQSFEKSVFEYWTHALSYVPTRDIRYFLPEMKAHREEPKRWSAVGAREETRKLLRRIRKDGALTIRDIEEELIEKAHLWASKKPSKGLLERAFYDGDLVIAARAGMVKTYELFDRHFQWEKRPTPASERQVTAYKLDRALRAQGLASLDSACHLDAPSKKAIAALIASLVKRKELVPIAIEGAGKTTHWATPEALETVPEPEPGLIHILSPFDPLVIQRKRAKLFFDYAHVFEAYLRPENRVYGYFGLPVLAGDQVVAVLDLKTDRAAGKLLMQRWTWLDGYEAPALKAAIEEELQRFERFQLGRNETKPAPAEIDTKMPA, via the coding sequence ATGCCGCCCCGCCCCCGCAAGCCGTTCTCCCTCTCCACCGAGCAGGCACGCCGCATCTGGCTCCATGCCCAGCGGCTCGACCAGCGCGAGCCTTTTGGCTCCGGTCCCGAGGCGACGCGCGCGGCCGTCGAGCAGCTTGGCTATGTCCAGATCGACACGATCAACGTGATCGAGCGCTGCCACCACCATATCCTCTACGCGCGCATCCCCGACTACCGCCGCAGTGATCTCGCCCAGGCACAATCATTCGAGAAGAGCGTCTTCGAATACTGGACGCACGCGCTCTCCTACGTGCCGACCCGCGACATCCGCTACTTCCTGCCGGAGATGAAGGCACATCGCGAGGAGCCGAAGCGCTGGTCGGCGGTCGGCGCCCGCGAAGAGACGCGCAAGCTGCTGCGCCGGATTCGCAAGGATGGCGCGCTGACGATCCGCGACATCGAGGAGGAACTGATCGAGAAGGCCCATCTCTGGGCCAGCAAGAAACCGTCGAAAGGCCTGCTGGAGCGCGCCTTCTATGACGGTGACCTCGTGATCGCCGCCCGCGCCGGCATGGTGAAGACCTATGAGCTCTTCGACCGGCATTTCCAGTGGGAGAAGCGGCCAACGCCGGCAAGCGAGCGGCAGGTGACCGCCTACAAGCTCGACAGGGCTCTGCGGGCACAGGGGTTGGCGAGCCTCGATTCCGCTTGCCATCTCGATGCGCCGAGCAAGAAGGCCATCGCAGCTCTGATCGCCAGCCTGGTCAAGCGCAAGGAACTCGTGCCTATCGCGATCGAGGGCGCCGGCAAGACGACACATTGGGCAACACCGGAGGCGCTGGAGACGGTGCCGGAACCGGAACCCGGCCTCATCCACATCCTCTCGCCCTTCGATCCGCTGGTCATCCAGCGCAAGCGGGCGAAGCTGTTCTTCGACTACGCCCATGTCTTCGAGGCCTACCTGCGCCCGGAGAACCGCGTCTATGGCTATTTCGGCCTGCCGGTTCTGGCCGGAGACCAGGTCGTCGCCGTGCTCGACCTCAAGACCGACCGCGCCGCCGGCAAGCTCCTGATGCAGCGCTGGACCTGGCTCGATGGGTATGAAGCGCCTGCGCTCAAGGCCGCGATCGAAGAGGAACTGCAGCGCTTCGAACGCTTCCAGCTCGGCCGTAACGAGACAAAGCCGGCTCCAGCCGAGATCGACACAAAAATGCCGGCTTGA
- a CDS encoding CAP domain-containing protein: MTCPAAIAGALALFGIAGCTEPQRQAQPAFYRDLGSTSAKVDAEQARAMISAYRMNAGLGTLALDPALDEAAQREAAAMARSDKPAQADAVKARLAKEGVPGAEANLSAGYRRLAEAFSGWRDSPQHDRVMKDTKAKRMGIATAYAPGSKYQVYWALILAP, from the coding sequence ATGACTTGCCCCGCCGCCATCGCCGGCGCGCTCGCCCTCTTCGGCATCGCCGGCTGCACGGAGCCGCAGCGCCAGGCGCAGCCGGCCTTCTATCGCGATCTCGGCTCGACCTCCGCCAAGGTCGACGCCGAGCAGGCACGCGCGATGATTTCCGCCTACCGGATGAATGCCGGCCTCGGCACGCTGGCGCTCGACCCGGCCCTGGACGAAGCCGCGCAGCGCGAAGCGGCTGCGATGGCCCGCTCCGACAAGCCGGCGCAGGCCGATGCGGTCAAGGCCCGCCTCGCCAAGGAAGGCGTCCCCGGCGCCGAGGCCAATCTCTCGGCCGGCTATCGCCGCCTCGCCGAAGCTTTTTCCGGCTGGCGCGATTCGCCACAGCACGATCGCGTCATGAAGGACACGAAGGCGAAGCGCATGGGCATCGCGACGGCCTATGCGCCAGGCTCGAAATATCAGGTCTACTGGGCACTGATCCTCGCGCCTTGA
- a CDS encoding DUF3772 domain-containing protein, whose amino-acid sequence MAALCLLALTLAIGMAGAQAQTQPATAPAAAPVDPKSPRGRLDSVRLELSQIETTLSRTDLSDDELQRQRIRLQPPLDQLRLIIDQQAPLVEQAKLKLDQLGAKPDDKAPPESAEIARERELRTKAYADADETLKIARASLLQAEQLQSTIGDKRREIFATTLFAAGPSVLSPDVWGNAVTTAPEDLRASSYIFGGWFSGVSTAFSSTRGGVLALSLIGAILLYWLRARYLPRFKARYANTQDTGSLHCLYVALAHVVAGAAPPALASWLVYKALNTTGLLPERIQPVIWAVVVGLAFVAFVQALADAVFAPSSPQRRLVRVMDQTARSVVWIASALALVTMVGKVFEAWLQAIAAGLSISIIVKAFFATLFALALVAGLYQIRDDDDVEQEACLGPYVPVDGASLGPIRIFGWIIGLVIIAAALSGYVVFANFLAEQTLWIGIVACLYLLAHQFIELGIPRLLSGKGRIALTLRAGVGLRTATLEKIAVLGAGVLKLLLLFVTLLLVLAPWGLESADFLVSLRAAFFGFQVGGVTISVSSIVVGAVVFALGIAATRTIQRWLESKFLPTTQLDPGLRNSITTAAGYIGYIGAVALAVSAIGLSLERLTLVASALSVGIGFGLQSVVSNFVSGLILLWERPIRVGDQVLVGDVEGIVKRINVRSTEIATFDRSSVIVPNSNLVSGVVRNRVRTDRTGRVLISLSVTRQTDAGAVRTMLQDVADNHGDVLKKPPPTVLFKKLGTATMDFDLICIVDDLDLVGRVNSDLNFAIRKRLAEIEVFGTPQLEVKGLTGVEQSLDGIATAVGRFDRARKPPARKTKAGAASQPAPPPPEETAEEDEDKKAPPAAAETKPAGDDKE is encoded by the coding sequence ATGGCAGCGCTCTGCCTGCTCGCGCTCACGCTTGCGATCGGCATGGCCGGCGCGCAGGCGCAAACCCAGCCCGCCACCGCGCCGGCAGCTGCACCGGTCGATCCGAAGAGCCCGCGCGGCCGGCTCGATTCGGTCCGGCTCGAGCTCTCGCAGATCGAGACGACCCTCTCCCGTACGGATCTCAGCGACGACGAGCTCCAGCGCCAGCGCATCCGCCTGCAGCCTCCGCTCGACCAGCTGCGTCTCATCATCGACCAGCAGGCCCCGCTCGTCGAACAAGCCAAGCTCAAGCTCGACCAGCTCGGCGCGAAACCCGATGACAAGGCCCCGCCGGAATCCGCCGAGATCGCCCGCGAACGCGAACTCCGCACCAAGGCCTATGCCGATGCCGACGAGACGCTGAAGATCGCGCGCGCCTCGCTGCTACAGGCGGAACAGCTGCAGAGCACGATCGGCGACAAGCGCCGCGAAATCTTCGCCACCACCCTCTTCGCCGCCGGCCCCTCGGTGCTCAGCCCCGACGTCTGGGGCAACGCTGTGACGACGGCGCCAGAGGATCTGCGTGCCTCCAGCTATATCTTCGGCGGTTGGTTCTCCGGTGTCTCGACTGCCTTTTCCAGCACGCGCGGCGGCGTCCTTGCGCTGTCCCTGATCGGCGCCATCCTGCTTTACTGGCTGCGTGCCCGCTACCTCCCGCGCTTCAAGGCGCGCTACGCGAATACGCAGGATACCGGCAGCCTGCACTGCCTCTATGTCGCCCTGGCGCACGTCGTTGCAGGCGCGGCACCGCCGGCGCTGGCGAGCTGGCTGGTCTACAAGGCGCTCAACACCACGGGCCTGCTGCCGGAACGCATCCAGCCGGTAATCTGGGCCGTCGTGGTCGGCCTCGCCTTCGTGGCCTTCGTACAAGCACTCGCCGATGCGGTATTCGCGCCGTCGAGCCCGCAGCGGCGGCTGGTCCGCGTCATGGACCAGACCGCGCGCAGCGTCGTCTGGATCGCCAGCGCACTGGCACTGGTGACGATGGTCGGCAAGGTCTTCGAGGCCTGGCTGCAGGCGATAGCGGCCGGCCTTTCCATCTCGATCATCGTCAAGGCGTTCTTCGCGACCCTCTTCGCGCTCGCCCTGGTCGCCGGTCTCTATCAAATCCGCGACGATGACGATGTCGAGCAGGAGGCCTGCCTCGGGCCCTATGTTCCGGTTGACGGCGCGAGCCTCGGGCCGATCCGCATTTTCGGCTGGATCATCGGCCTCGTCATCATCGCAGCCGCCCTGAGCGGCTATGTCGTCTTCGCCAACTTCCTCGCCGAGCAGACGCTCTGGATCGGCATCGTCGCCTGCCTCTATCTGCTGGCGCACCAGTTCATCGAACTCGGCATCCCGCGCCTGCTCTCCGGCAAGGGACGGATCGCGCTGACCCTGCGCGCCGGCGTCGGGCTGCGCACCGCCACGCTCGAAAAGATTGCCGTGCTCGGCGCCGGGGTCCTCAAGCTGCTGCTGCTCTTCGTGACGCTGCTGCTCGTGCTCGCGCCCTGGGGGCTCGAATCGGCGGATTTCCTAGTCTCGCTGCGCGCCGCCTTCTTCGGCTTCCAGGTCGGCGGAGTCACCATCTCGGTCTCGTCCATCGTCGTCGGCGCGGTCGTCTTCGCACTCGGCATCGCCGCGACCCGGACGATCCAGCGCTGGCTCGAGAGCAAGTTCCTGCCCACGACGCAGCTCGATCCCGGCCTGCGCAACTCGATCACCACCGCGGCCGGCTATATCGGCTATATCGGCGCCGTCGCGCTGGCCGTCTCGGCCATCGGCCTCAGCCTGGAGCGGCTGACGCTCGTCGCCTCAGCCCTGTCGGTCGGTATCGGTTTCGGACTGCAGTCGGTAGTGTCGAACTTTGTCTCCGGCCTGATCCTGCTCTGGGAGCGGCCGATCCGCGTCGGCGACCAGGTGCTGGTCGGCGACGTCGAGGGCATCGTCAAGCGCATCAATGTGCGCTCGACCGAGATCGCGACCTTCGACCGCTCCAGCGTCATCGTCCCCAACTCGAACCTCGTCTCCGGCGTCGTGCGCAACCGCGTGCGCACCGACCGGACCGGGCGCGTCCTGATCTCTCTCTCGGTGACGCGCCAGACCGACGCGGGAGCGGTCCGCACCATGCTTCAGGACGTCGCCGACAACCACGGCGACGTCCTGAAGAAGCCACCGCCGACCGTTTTGTTCAAGAAGCTCGGCACGGCAACGATGGATTTCGATCTCATCTGCATCGTCGACGATCTCGACCTCGTCGGCCGCGTGAACAGCGACCTCAACTTCGCGATTCGCAAGCGGCTGGCGGAGATCGAGGTCTTTGGCACGCCGCAGCTCGAGGTGAAGGGGCTTACGGGCGTCGAGCAGTCGCTCGACGGCATCGCCACTGCGGTCGGCCGCTTCGACCGCGCCCGCAAGCCCCCCGCCCGGAAGACCAAAGCCGGGGCCGCCTCGCAGCCGGCTCCGCCGCCTCCCGAGGAGACGGCGGAAGAGGACGAAGACAAGAAAGCCCCACCGGCCGCCGCGGAAACCAAGCCGGCCGGAGACGACAAGGAATGA
- a CDS encoding ROK family protein, translating to MAGATAEKTRGNLATGPHGAAELPSVTVTSYNLEVRDEDGYVGDKASRGAFVEHLDALRTHLKRNGDDPLDGDTASISKKDLDALLKDGDATEAALVLSAVESFAQSLAFVIRRFTRLKAWAEVERIVVGGGFRESRIGELAIARAAIILRTDGRDIDLVPVSHHPDEAGLVGSAHLAPKWIFEAFDSLVAVDIGGSNIRAGIVELRQKKAPDLSKARVWKSDLWRHADEEPSRDEAIKRLGKMLREQVAEAEKEGLRIAPFIGVGCPGLIEPDGSIERGAQNLPGNWESSRFNLVDSIRELVPRIGEHDTEVVMHNDAVIQGLSEMPAMQDVENWAVLTIGTGLGNASYRNRDKPKKKR from the coding sequence ATGGCTGGGGCAACGGCTGAAAAGACGCGCGGCAATCTGGCAACGGGACCGCATGGCGCGGCGGAGCTGCCCTCCGTTACCGTCACCAGCTACAATCTCGAAGTGCGGGACGAAGACGGCTATGTCGGCGACAAGGCCAGCCGCGGCGCCTTCGTCGAGCACCTTGATGCCCTGCGGACTCATCTCAAGCGGAATGGCGACGACCCGCTCGATGGCGATACGGCCAGCATTAGCAAAAAGGACCTGGACGCCCTGCTGAAGGACGGCGACGCAACCGAGGCCGCTCTGGTGCTGAGTGCGGTGGAAAGCTTCGCCCAGTCGCTCGCCTTCGTCATCCGCCGGTTCACACGGCTGAAAGCCTGGGCCGAGGTGGAGCGTATCGTCGTTGGCGGCGGCTTTCGCGAAAGCCGGATCGGCGAGCTCGCCATCGCCCGTGCCGCCATCATCCTGCGCACCGATGGTCGTGACATCGATCTTGTACCCGTCAGCCATCACCCGGACGAGGCCGGGCTGGTCGGGAGCGCCCATCTTGCCCCGAAATGGATCTTCGAGGCCTTCGACAGCCTCGTCGCCGTCGATATCGGCGGCTCGAACATCCGCGCTGGCATCGTCGAGCTCCGGCAGAAGAAGGCGCCCGACCTCAGCAAGGCCCGCGTCTGGAAGTCCGACCTCTGGCGCCATGCGGACGAGGAGCCGAGTCGCGACGAGGCGATCAAGCGCCTGGGCAAGATGCTGAGGGAACAGGTCGCGGAAGCCGAGAAGGAGGGGCTGCGGATCGCTCCCTTCATCGGCGTCGGCTGCCCCGGCCTGATCGAGCCGGACGGCAGCATCGAGCGCGGCGCCCAGAACCTGCCGGGCAACTGGGAAAGCAGCCGCTTCAACCTCGTCGACAGCATCCGCGAACTGGTGCCTCGCATCGGCGAGCACGACACCGAGGTCGTGATGCACAACGATGCCGTCATCCAGGGCCTGAGCGAGATGCCGGCGATGCAGGATGTCGAGAACTGGGCGGTGCTCACGATCGGGACCGGCCTCGGCAATGCGAGCTATCGCAACCGCGACAAGCCGAAGAAGAAGCGCTGA
- a CDS encoding DUF2938 domain-containing protein has protein sequence MADLIYHAVVIGLGATVLFDLWGQFLRLFGMPKPNWGPPGRWFGHALRGRFVHEDIGKAEPVANEVALGWLFHYLVGILFAGIVLVIWGTGWARNPSFLPALIVGLATVGCGWFILQPGMGMGIAAAKRPNTNQIRLLNIVGHTVFAIGLYGTALLIR, from the coding sequence TTGGCGGATCTGATCTATCATGCGGTGGTCATCGGGCTCGGCGCGACCGTCCTGTTCGACCTCTGGGGGCAGTTTCTGCGGCTGTTCGGCATGCCGAAGCCGAATTGGGGGCCGCCGGGGCGCTGGTTCGGGCATGCCCTGCGCGGGCGCTTCGTCCACGAGGACATCGGCAAGGCCGAGCCGGTCGCCAACGAGGTCGCGCTCGGCTGGCTCTTCCACTATCTCGTCGGCATTCTGTTCGCCGGGATCGTGCTGGTAATCTGGGGAACGGGCTGGGCGCGCAATCCGAGCTTTCTGCCGGCGCTCATCGTCGGGCTCGCCACGGTGGGCTGCGGCTGGTTCATCCTGCAGCCGGGCATGGGGATGGGCATTGCCGCTGCGAAGCGGCCGAACACCAACCAGATCCGCCTGCTCAACATCGTCGGGCACACGGTGTTTGCCATCGGGCTCTACGGCACGGCGCTGCTGATCCGCTGA
- a CDS encoding GNAT family N-acetyltransferase, translating to MNEDARLAQECERRIINAWPALSTLVVGDWVLRFANGYSGRANSATPLAYGAELDDAMLDMLEELYRADGLQPAIRLTPLVAEATRAAVLARGYKVRDRSFGMIGALADASVSEEAEFQIEARPEAEWIAGVAALQSGIKTHTGNLAAILEKIRLPAAFATWLIEGEPVAFGMAVAERGMAEIGLICVDPAHRGKGLGRRIVTGLMGWTGAVGSHSAYLQVEQSNAVAINLYRSLGFRQLYEYETRLLAG from the coding sequence GTGAACGAAGACGCCCGGCTCGCGCAGGAATGCGAGCGGCGGATCATCAATGCCTGGCCGGCCCTGTCGACCCTGGTCGTCGGCGACTGGGTGCTGCGCTTCGCCAATGGTTACTCCGGCCGCGCCAACTCGGCGACGCCCCTCGCCTATGGCGCAGAGCTCGACGATGCGATGCTCGACATGCTCGAGGAGCTCTATCGCGCCGACGGCCTGCAGCCCGCGATCCGGCTCACCCCGCTCGTGGCCGAGGCGACGCGCGCCGCAGTGCTCGCCCGCGGCTACAAGGTGAGGGACCGCTCCTTCGGCATGATCGGCGCGCTTGCGGATGCATCGGTTTCCGAGGAGGCCGAATTCCAGATCGAGGCGCGCCCTGAAGCCGAATGGATCGCGGGCGTCGCCGCGCTCCAGAGCGGCATCAAGACCCATACCGGCAACCTCGCCGCCATCCTCGAGAAGATCCGTTTGCCGGCCGCCTTCGCCACCTGGCTGATCGAAGGCGAGCCCGTCGCCTTCGGCATGGCGGTTGCCGAGCGCGGCATGGCCGAGATCGGGCTGATCTGCGTCGATCCCGCCCATCGCGGCAAGGGGCTCGGACGCAGGATCGTCACCGGCCTGATGGGCTGGACCGGCGCCGTCGGCAGCCATAGCGCCTATCTTCAGGTCGAGCAGAGCAACGCCGTCGCGATCAACCTCTATCGCAGCCTCGGCTTCCGCCAGCTATACGAATACGAGACGCGCCTCCTCGCAGGCTGA
- a CDS encoding cupin domain-containing protein has protein sequence MVHRLDGLTAAEVIRLLELEPHPEGGHYRETFRDVEGPQGRSHSTAIYYLLDTGETSEWHRADAAETWHHYAGASLVITVSPNGHDASAHHLGTDLAAGQRPQFVVPAGWWQSATSLGAWTLVGCTVAPGFAFSGFEMAPPGWRPTPRKPAGGR, from the coding sequence ATGGTGCATCGCCTCGACGGGCTGACCGCGGCGGAAGTGATCCGCCTGCTCGAGCTGGAGCCGCACCCCGAAGGCGGCCACTATCGCGAGACCTTCCGCGACGTAGAAGGGCCGCAGGGACGCAGTCATTCCACGGCGATCTACTACCTGCTCGACACCGGCGAGACCTCGGAATGGCACCGGGCCGACGCCGCCGAAACCTGGCACCACTACGCCGGCGCGTCGCTCGTCATCACCGTCTCGCCCAATGGTCACGACGCCTCGGCCCACCACCTCGGCACCGATCTCGCCGCCGGCCAGCGCCCGCAATTCGTGGTACCCGCCGGCTGGTGGCAGAGCGCGACCTCGCTCGGCGCCTGGACGCTGGTCGGCTGCACGGTCGCACCGGGATTCGCCTTCTCGGGGTTCGAGATGGCGCCGCCGGGCTGGCGGCCGACGCCGCGCAAGCCGGCTGGAGGACGATGA
- the gloB gene encoding hydroxyacylglutathione hydrolase, whose amino-acid sequence MPLDLHVFRTLSDNAGALLHDPATGACATVDVPDAGEVLAAAKAKGWTISDIFITHAHHDHTQGVAAVKQATGATVVGPADARTMAPLDRVIGEGDSVTLADERFEIWHTPGHSDGHLSYIGLGAKIALVGDVVFVMGCGRVQPGQMDRMWTSLSHIMALPGDIRLVTGHDYTLANARFARSVDPTNAALAARFAEAEKAKAEGRFWALTTVAEEQATNPFFRAGEPALAAAVHLAGKPATAVFAALREAKNKF is encoded by the coding sequence ATGCCGCTCGACCTCCATGTCTTCCGCACGCTCAGCGACAATGCCGGGGCCCTGCTCCACGACCCCGCCACCGGCGCCTGTGCGACGGTGGACGTGCCCGATGCCGGCGAGGTGCTCGCCGCCGCGAAAGCGAAGGGCTGGACGATCAGCGACATCTTCATCACTCACGCCCATCACGACCACACGCAGGGCGTCGCCGCGGTGAAGCAGGCGACGGGCGCGACAGTCGTCGGCCCGGCCGATGCGCGCACCATGGCGCCGCTCGATCGCGTCATCGGCGAGGGCGACAGCGTGACGCTGGCGGATGAACGCTTCGAAATCTGGCATACGCCCGGCCATTCCGACGGCCATCTCAGTTATATCGGCTTGGGCGCGAAGATCGCGCTGGTCGGCGACGTCGTCTTCGTCATGGGCTGCGGCCGGGTTCAGCCCGGCCAGATGGACCGGATGTGGACCTCGCTCTCGCACATCATGGCGCTGCCGGGCGATATCCGCCTCGTCACCGGCCATGATTATACACTGGCCAATGCCCGCTTCGCCCGCTCGGTCGATCCGACGAACGCAGCGCTCGCCGCCCGCTTCGCCGAAGCCGAGAAGGCCAAGGCCGAAGGCCGGTTCTGGGCATTGACCACCGTCGCCGAGGAGCAGGCCACCAACCCCTTCTTCCGGGCCGGCGAGCCGGCCCTGGCGGCCGCCGTCCATCTCGCTGGAAAGCCGGCTACCGCAGTCTTCGCCGCGCTGCGCGAAGCCAAGAACAAGTTCTGA
- a CDS encoding class I SAM-dependent methyltransferase, giving the protein MPLDVVDLRAFYASPLGHVARRFIGRAMLRFWPDCSRQRLLGLGFSTPYLSVLGMQAERTIAFMPAAQGVVNWPSPGLSASALVEPTLLPLPTASIDRAVLVHALEETESPDDLLEEVSRVLNPGGRMILVVPNRRGLWARMDGTPFGQGRPFSRRQLSALLRAAEFSPEHWAEVLYVPPLQRRLLMRSAYAWEQVGLGLSLPFSGVHVIDATKQFYRRAPLRATRRSFALRPVLLPQPSPTPRAAKPYEIPRTG; this is encoded by the coding sequence ATGCCCCTCGACGTCGTCGATCTGCGCGCCTTCTACGCCAGCCCGCTCGGGCATGTGGCGCGCCGCTTCATCGGCCGCGCGATGCTGCGCTTCTGGCCGGATTGCTCCCGCCAGCGGCTGCTGGGGCTCGGTTTCTCGACACCTTACCTCTCGGTGCTTGGCATGCAGGCGGAACGGACCATCGCCTTCATGCCGGCGGCGCAGGGCGTGGTGAACTGGCCTTCGCCGGGGCTTTCCGCCTCGGCACTGGTGGAGCCGACCCTGTTGCCGCTGCCGACCGCCTCGATCGACCGGGCCGTGCTCGTTCATGCCCTGGAGGAGACGGAAAGCCCGGACGACCTGCTGGAAGAGGTCTCGCGTGTGCTGAACCCCGGCGGCCGGATGATCCTGGTCGTGCCGAACCGACGCGGCCTCTGGGCGCGGATGGATGGAACGCCTTTCGGCCAGGGCCGCCCGTTCAGCCGCCGGCAGCTCTCGGCCCTGCTGCGCGCCGCCGAGTTCTCGCCCGAGCATTGGGCCGAAGTGCTGTATGTGCCGCCGCTGCAAAGGCGGCTCCTGATGCGCTCGGCCTATGCCTGGGAGCAGGTCGGGCTCGGGCTGTCGCTGCCCTTTTCGGGAGTCCACGTCATCGACGCGACCAAGCAGTTCTACCGGCGTGCGCCCCTGCGCGCGACGCGGCGCAGCTTCGCGCTGAGACCTGTTCTGTTGCCTCAGCCATCGCCGACGCCGCGCGCGGCAAAGCCATACGAGATACCCCGAACGGGTTGA